A DNA window from Malus domestica chromosome 12, GDT2T_hap1 contains the following coding sequences:
- the LOC139189812 gene encoding uncharacterized protein — translation MEKNFNAKFAALMQVSSMPNAQEACIICSETTHDITQCPNKDSYPELVQEHVNMVNNFIRPRSDPYSNTYNPGWKNYPNLSWGGNQQPRQYQQSYQSTRNLETQVGQLATMFNEIEKGKFPSQSEQNPRGMEHCKVIRTLRSGKSYDNREVVHHEAEVEEEELIESALLAAKSRSEAISAAGILDPSASNKVQSRPNFDANKEKGLGSLFAPSDKPPYKPPLPFPQRQQQRSKDQQCIEFMKTLAKVQINLPLLDAIKQIPSYAEFLKELCSKKKKFLEYEKVKENSSPHLKCGDVIAALDSAPIHNPKWRHVYESLGVPKQPLLPSSEQTSKLELKLLPSHLKYAHLGVNETLPVIIAADFNDTEEDKLLRVLRKYQDALGWTLADIKGISPALCMHRIFMEAGTKPTVEAQRRLNPIMKEVVRVEVMKLLDAGIIYPISDSKWVSPTQVVPKKTGYNQIPIAPEDQEKTTFTCPFVFMDDFSVFGNSFDICMDNLSLVLERCRETNLVLNWEKCHFMVKHGIVLGHLISSKGIEVDKAKIEVIAKLPPPISMKNVRSFLGHADCHDAFNKLKDLLTLAPIITTPDWTHLFELMCDASDYAVGAVLEFDLEILDKKRRENVVADHLLRLVNARTDEADSLPLQESFPDEQLLTVTYQVPWYADIANCLAFGEIPSEFSYQQRKKFLSITKKDNGQDLTECFFWPSLFKDAYLYCQAGDKCQRVGNLSQRNEMPQQSILVIELFDVWGIDFMGPFPSSHGNLYILVAVDDEGTYFLNRTMAALCAKYHIHHRIATPYHPQTSRQVEVSNWELKRILEKTVSSSRKDWSLKLTDALWAYRTAYKTPIGMSHFCLAAGEKRKLQLNELEEIRNDAYENTNIYKDKTEKFHDAHILRKEFQPGQKVHLHGAVDIQNMQTGFVFKVNGHRLKLYKESPYDLAKDFITLKEPVMLLQSLPQLLAKFLNPTGYSHICYA, via the exons ATGGAGAAGAATTTTAATGCCAAGTTTGCTGCCTTAATGCAGGTCTCTTCCATGCCCAATGCCCAAGAAGCTTGCATCATTTGTAGTGAGACAACTCATGACATCACTCAATGCCCCAACAAGGATAGCTACCCTGAGCTTGTGCAAGAGCATGTGAATATGGTGAATAATTTCATTAGACCCAGAAGTGACCCTTATTCCAATACATATAATCCTGGGTGGAAGAACTATCCCAATCTTAGTTGGGGTGGCAACCAACAGCCACGTCAATACCAACAGTCTTACCAATcaacta GGAATTTGGAGACTCAAGTTGGACAGCTTGCTACCATGTTCAATGAAATAGAGAAAGGAAAGTTCCCAAGCCAATCTGAGCAAAATCCAAGAGGGATGGAGCATTGTAAAGTAATACGGACATTGAGAAGTGGCAAGAGCTATGACAACAGAGAAGTGGTGCACCATGAAGccgaagtggaagaagaagagcttATTGAAAGTGCACTGTTAGCTGCAAAGTCTCGGTCAGAGGCTATTTCTGCAGCAGGTATTCTAGATCCTAGTGCAAGTAACAAAGTGCAATCTCGACCCAACTTTGATGCAAACAAGGAAAAAGGCCTTGGTAGTTTATTTGCACCTTCTGACAAGCCACCATACAAGCCACCTTTGCCATTTCCACAACGACAGCAACAACGTTCCAAGGATCAACAATGCATTGAATTCATGAAGACGTTGGCTAAGGTTCAAATTAATTTGCCTCTATTAGATGCTATTAAACAGATCCCATCATATGCCGAATTTTTGAAGGAGCTATgttctaaaaagaaaaagttcttGGAATACGAGAAG GTGAAGGAGAACTCAAGCCCACATCT AAAATGTGGTGACGTCATTGCTGCATTAGATAGTGCACCAATTCATAATCCAAAGTGGCGACATGTTTATGAAAGCCTTGGAGTGCCTAAGCAGCCCCTTCTTCCTTCAAGTGAGCAAACTTCGAAGTTAGAGCTCAAGCTACTGCCGAGCCACCTCAAGTATGCTCATCTCGGGGTGAATGAGACCTTGCCTGTTATTATTGCTGCTGATTTTAATGACACAGAGGAAGACAAATTACTAAGAGTTCTTCGCAAGTATCAAGATGCTCTGGGGTGGACACTTGCTGACATAAAGGGCATTAGTCCAGCTTTATGCATGCATAGGATTTTTATGGAGGCTGGGACTAAACCAACTGTTGAAGCTCAAAGACGTCTAAACCCGATCATGAAGGAAGTTGTAAGAGTTGAGGTGATGAAGTTACTCGATGCAGGTATCatttatccaatctcggatagcaaATGGGTGAGCCCGACTCAGGTGGTTCCAAAGAAAACCG ggtacaaccaaattccaattgcCCCTGAGGATCAAGAGAAGACAACGTTTACAtgcccttttg tttttatggatgacttttctgtttttggtaaTTCTTTCGATATATGTATGGATAACTTGTCTTTGGTTTTGGAAAGATGCAGGGAGACTaatcttgtgttaaattgggagaaatgccattttatggttaagcaTGGCATTGTGCTAGGACATCTAATTTCAAGCAAAGGAATAGAGGTCGACAAGGCAAAGATTGAGGTGATCGccaaattaccaccaccaattTCTATGAAGAATGTGAGATCTTTCTTGGGACATGCTG ATTGTCATGATgctttcaacaaattgaaggaTCTTCTCACATTAGCCCCAATTATAACAACTCCAGATTGGACCCATCTTTTTGAGCTCATGTGCGATGCTTCCGATTATGCTGTGGGTGCTGTCCTTG AGTTTGATTTGGAGATCCTAGATAAAAAGAGACGTGAGAATGTTGTGGCGGATCATCTCTTAAGATTAGTAAATGCAAGAACTGATGAGGCAGATTCATTGCCCCTGCAAGAGAGCTTTCCAGACGAGCAACTTCTAACGGTTACTTATCAAGTACCATGGTATGCTGACATCGCAAATTGTTTGGCATTTGGAGAAATACCATCAGAGTTCAGTTACCAACAAAGGAAGAAGTTCCTCTCCATT ACCAAGAAGGACAACGGCCAAGATCTTACAGAGTGTTTCTTTTGGCCATCTTTATTCAAAGATGCATACCTATACTGCCAGGCTGGTGATAAGTGTCAAAGAGTTGGAAATCTTTCTCAGAGAAATGAGATGCCCCAACAAAGTATTTTGGTGATTGAactatttgatgtttggggtatagaCTTCATGGGACCTTTCCCATCTTCACATGGAAATCTTTACATCTTGGTGGCGGTTGA TGACGAAGGTACGTATTTCTTAAACCGCACCATGGCTGCCCTTTGTGCCAAGTATCATATTCACCATCGCATAGCCACCCCATACCATCCACAGACATCTAGACAAGTTGAAGTATCTAATTGGGAGCTCAAGAGGATTCTTGAGAAAACTGTTAGTTCATCTCGAAAGGATTGGAGTTTAAAGCTTACTGATGCTTTGTGGGCATATAGGACAGCTTATAAGACACCAATTGGGATGTCTCATTTTTGTTTG GCAGCTGGAGAGAAGCGGAAACTGCAGTTGAATGAACTGGAAGAAATAAGGAATGATGCTTATGAGAATACAAATATTTACAAGGATAAGACCGAGAAATTTCATGATGCTCACATCCTTCGTAAAGAGTTTCAACCGGGTCAGAAG GTCCATCTTCATGGGGCTGTGGATATCCAAAACATGCAAACTGGTTTTGTCTTCAAAGTTaatggacatcgcttgaagtTATACAAGGAGTCTCCATATGATCTTGCTAAGGATTTCATCACTTTGAAGGAACCT GTAATGCTTTTGCAGTCTCTACCACAACTTCTTGCAAAGTTTCTTAATCCCACAGGTTACTCACACATTTGTTATGCATAA